CCAGTTGCGGATGTACCTGCCGTCTTCGAGACTGACCTGGGACCCGTACTTCTCAGTGGCGTCAAGAAAAAACTGGGGTGGGGAAATCTTCTGGTAGGGCACGATCTTCATGTCCATGCCATTTTCTACCGTCCAGTAGATGCCGGGCGATACGAGGTCCTTTATGCGCTCCACGTTCAGACGGCTGATGGTCTCACCCGGCTTGAGATCATTGGCCGACGAAGCCGTGGGCAACAGGCTGGCCATCACTGTAACAACCGACAGGGCAGCAGCCAACATCAATTTAATTGTCTTCATATCGCGATATGGTCCCCTCTTTACTAACAAATTGCTGCACAGCCGCGACTGCAGCGACAGCCAAACCCGCAGTCTAGCAAGCGCACCGGGCTTTCGGAAGTGTCACTTTCAGAAAAATGCCGGCCAGAAAAATATGTCGCAAAAGCCGCCGCGCCGGGTGAACAGGCTCAGTAAATAAAGGGTATAAGGCGTTTTCGCCGGGCCGGGTAGTCCTCGCCGAATTTTTCCTGGTACCAGCGGTGGTGGGTGGCGGCTCTCGGGGCCAGGTTGGCAAAGGTCCACAAGGCAAACACCGCCCCGGCCCAGGACCAGGTGAGCAGTGCCCAGCCCAGCCACTCTACCAGCTCGCCCAGGTAATTGGCCGACGTCACGTAGCGAAACATGCCGCCGCGTGGAATGTAGTGGCCGCTGTCGCCCGCCTGCCTCAGGTTTCGGATGATGCTGTCCGAATGCAGGTTGATGACCCAGCCCGACAGGAACACGGCCGTGCCCAGCACGAACTGCGGCGTGGCAAGCCAGGCAGCCGTGTAGCGATCGTCGGCCGACAGAAAGAATATCCAGGTTCCCTGCATGAAGGCATTGGCCGAGTTGAACAGCGCGCCGCTGGCGACTATCGACCAGGGCATCTCGCCGCGGCCCCGGATGAGCAGCGGAAAGACAAAACTGCGCTGGCAGTAGTGCAGGTTGAACAGCGCCATGAACACCAGCGGTGTCACCAGCCAGCTACGATCCGAGGCCAGCCACAGCCACGCCATGCCCAGCACCACCGGCGACTCCATCAGCACCCAGCCCAGGCGGTTGTCTACCGTTGCACCCCAGGCCCGGCTGCGATGCACTCCGTAGCCCGCCGGTGCGCGCTGCAGGTACACGAACACGCCCACGGCCAGGACCGTCATGGCCACGAGGAAGCAGTCAAAAAATTCTCTTGTCACCAGCCCATTCATAGTCAGCTCCCCTTTGCTCCCGGCCGGTATAGTACGAAGGCCACGTCGTCAGCCTTGCCCGGCTGGTCGCGCCCCGGTGAGCGCATACGACCCGCGAGCTCATCTACGAGATGCACGGCCGCCCCCAGCAAGTCGCCGCTTTTGATAACGTCGACCAGCTCGGCCAGGTAGAAGTTATCCCACAAGCCGTCGGTGGCCAACAACACAGTGTCGTGAGCCCCCAACGAGAGCGGTCGACCGCTTTCGACCCACATGTCGGGGTCGCCCACCATGTTGCCCACGAGGTGGCGCTCGGGGTGAAAAAGAGCGTCGCGCTCGCTCAGACGGCCGGCGCGCAAAGCCCTGTCCACAGGCGAGTGCCCCACGGTGTGGCGGCGCACGCGGCCGCGCTGGCCAACAACCAGCACAGCCGAGTCGCCCACGTGGTGGGTGGTGAGCACACCGTCGCGCACGACGGCCGCCGCCAGCGTTGTGCCGCCGGGAAAATCAGACTCGATCAATTCGCCGTTGAGTTGCTCCACGCGATCGCAGAGCGGGTCGAGTGTGCCCCCACGCGGCGCGGCGGCCAGTGCCTGTACCACGCGCTCGGAGACCTCCTCGCCGCGCGGCAAACCGCCCAGGCCGTCGGCCACGGCCAACACACCGCTCTTGCCGTTCCACTCAAACACCCCGAGAGCGTCCTCGTTGCAGGTTTCGCGCGAGGGCGAGCGACGGGTGAACGCAACCGCGACCGCACCCAGGAAGTCCGTGGCTAGCGGCCGGTCGCAGTCGGCCCGGCTGAAAAGCAGGGACGAGAGCATACAAGGATTCTAGCACGCGGGCGCCGGCTTACTCCCATTCGGCTGTCTCCAGGAAGCGCCGCAGCGCCCCGGCGGTGCGAAACTTGCGGGTTATCAGCTTGCGCTCTATGCCCGTGCCGATCTCGCGCACCAATTAGACTTCCCCCTCCCAGCCGGCCACGCGTTGGCCCTCGGCCAGGCCGAAACTATCTACACTGGGAACCTTGCTTTTCATCGTGAGGCCCGTTGCCCCGGGAGTCAGCCGCTTTACCGCCGCATGACAGCGGTCAGGCCACTGTCAGCATGCCGCCGTCCACGCGCAGGCAAGCGCCCTGGGTATAGCTGGATGCGGGCAGCACGAGGTTGAGTATGGCCTGGGCCACTTCGCCGGGTTCGCCGTAACGGCGCAGGGCCACCCGCCTCCGGGCAAAGCGGCGCCGGTCGTCTTCTCCAATAGCCGCGGTCATGCCGGTATTGATCGGGCCCGGCATCACCGCGTTCACGGTCACGCCGCTGTCGGCCAGCTCAACGGCCAGCGCGCGGGTGAGCCCCACTACGCCGTGCTTGCTGACCGTGTAGGCGCTCATCATCGGCGTGGCCACCTGGGCGTCGGTGGAAGCGATGTTGACCACGCGCCCAGCGTCGCTAGCACGCAGCTGGGGCAGCGCTGCGCGAATCGTGCGCATGCTGCCCTTGAGGTTGACGTCGAGCGTACGCTCCCAGGCCTCTTCGTCGCCGAAGGCCGCGGGCAGGGCTATGCCCGCGCAGTTGACCAGTATGTCGAGTGCGCCGTAAGCCTCCACTGTCTGCGCCACCACGGAGCGCACCTGCGAGTCGTCGCAGACATCGAGCTGGCAGGCCAGGGCCTCGCCGCCGGCCGCCGTTATTTCGGCCGCCACGCTTTCGACCGCCTCGAGGTTGCAATCAGCCGCCGCTACGCGCGCACCCTCGGCCGCCAGCAACAGCGCCGTGGCGCGGCCTATGCCGCTGCCGGCACCGGTGATGAGCGCCGCCCGCCCGCTCACACTGCGGCCATCGCTGCTGTGGGTCAGCGTCAAGGCGTGTACCAGATCGGCGACGACCAGGCGCGCTCCTGCACGACCTTGCGGTGGGCCTTGCTGCAGCAGGCTGCAAAACCGGGGTGCACCTTGTTGGGCCACAAGCAATTAACCTTGGCCTCGACGCAGAGTTTCTGACTCCAGCGACAGACCGGGTTCTCGAGTACGCGCGCGTAGTAAAAGGCGCGCTGCTCGGCGTCGAAGTCGGGGTCGCTCCACACCGTGCACAGCGACGAGTGTCCAATGCCGCTGGTGCGACAGGTGCGGGCGTTTACCGACGCCCTGAGATTGCCGCCAGCCACGTCGTATACCTTCTCGCGCGTGCTGCCGTCTTCGACCCAGCCCTTTACTATCTGCACGCGGTCAAGCGCCGTACCCGGGTGCTCGCTCGTGCCCGGGTCCTGCATGGCCTGCACCGCGAACAAGGGACTGCCCGCCAAGTCGGGGCGCGCTGCAAGGTCCGATCCCATGGGTACCCCGCCCTCGTAGCCCGCAGAGGCGAAGCCATCGTCATCGCACATCTGCTCGTCGTAGCCCCAGCCGCCAAAAAACCTGAGTACCGGGCGCGTGCCGCTGGTGCCGTAAGTCTCGCGGCGGGTCATGGCCGCGTACAAGGAGTCGCGGGCATTCTCTTCTGCCCACACCACGGCCAGGCCACCGGGGTTGAACTCGAAGTTGTCGGGCAGGCCGATGGGCACCCCTGTGCTCGCCGAATTGCCCGCGCCACCGTGCCCCTTCGACTCGTCTTCGGCCACGAGGCCGGGCGTGCCCAGGTGGGTGTCGGTGCTCGCAATTATGCCGTACTTCAGGGAGTTACCGACGCCGTTTTCGTCCTGCAGCAGGCCCTTCTTGAGCGCCTCGCGCACCATCGACGACTTGTGTCCTCCCGCCACGGCACCCACGCCGCGAAAGCGCCCCACGCCGGCGAAGTTATCGTAGGGAAGTTTTTCAAAACCGCAGGCCTCGTCGGTGGTGTCACCGCCCATCATGCACTCCGAATCGCCCTTGTGTTGCATGATCTCGACCAGCGGCTCCCAGCGCCTGCGCGCCGTGGCCTCGGCCGCATCCACCTCGATACCGGCCTGCAGCGGACCCTCCAGCTTTGCCGACTCGAACATCAGGCCCGGCCCGCTCAGGTTGGAGTTGTGGGGAATGGTGAGCGCGTCGCAGCCCTTTACGCCATCGATGCACTTGTCCTGCAACTGCTCCCACAGGTTGTAGGCCGACGGTGTGTCTACCCAGCTCACCGGCAAGTTGGGGACGTTTTCGTTACGGAAGATGACGTTGCGGTGCATGTTGATGCCCATGCCCAGTATCGACGTCCACTCGTAGCCAACGAAGCTCGTGAAGCTGCACTCCGGGCTACGATCGTAGGCCTCCTCGGCGGCATCGCGGATGTCCTGCCAAACGTCGGCGGCCACGTCGAGGCAGAGCTTGCCCCCCTCACCGCAGAACTTCATACGCTCGCGTCCAACCATGGTGCGCGCGAGCATGGGCAGCGTGGCCAGGGGCCCCAGGCGCTTGTAGAGCCAGCACATGTCCGAGTCACTGCCGGGCAGGTCATTGCTGTTGCAGATCCTGACCTCGCCCAGCATCTCGGAGTGATCGGTCACCGAGGTAAAATCGAGCGGGCGACGCAGCCTCGCGTGGCGCAGCGGGCGGCCCTCGCGGTCGAAGGGTTGCAGGCCAACCTCCTCTCCGCGGGCAAAGCGGTAGGCGTCGCGCGGCGTGTTGCGGGTAAACTGCGTGGCCGCGTCCATGGAGTAGCCGGTGTGCACGTGCAGGTCGCCGAAAAAAGGCCGCCTGAGCGGGTCGTAGTCGGCACAAGCCTCGCGTTGCTCGGTGATCTCGTAGGGGCGCTGGTCACCGGCCGCCTGGTCGCCGGCCAGGGCCGAAGCGGGTAGCAACGTGAACGCCATCATCGCAGCGGACAAAACTGTCGTGATTTTCATGGATTCTCCTTGCCCAGCCAGGGCGGTAACCCGCGTGGACGGACACCCGCGGAGCGGCTGACATTGATTAACCTCTTGAGCCCCGTAAAACCAGCCTCACCACCGGCGGCGCTTCAGGCCAGCTCGCTCAGCGGCACAACGCTGGTTACCGGCTGCGGGTGCTCACGGGCAAGCACCCACCTTACGCACATGCTGCCGTGCTCGTGGCCGGCGGTGTCTATCCAGTTGGCGTGGCCCGGATCGCGATGGGCCACCACCAGGCGCACACTGCCGTCGGCTTCGGCCACGGCCGAGCCGTTGTTGATGTGGACGCGGCGCGTGGCGTAATCGAGCGACTCGGCCCAGCAGTTGGCCAGTTGAAAGTTCCAGTAGCGACAGGCGGGCGGTTCGAGGTCTATGACCAGCGCCTCGTCGTCGCCGAGTTCCCACAGGCCCAGCCAGATGCGCACGTTGGGGTCGCCGCCCACGAGGCGATGATGCTCGGCGTCGGGCAGGTGAAAGCTGTTGACCTCCGCCTTCTCTCTCATGCCCGTCACCCAGTCGGCAAACCAGCCGGCACAGCCCAGCGCGTACATGGCTGTGCCCGACAGTTGCCCTGGCACGCGCGCGGGATCCAACGGCGGCGCGGGGCCGTCAGCCTGCAGGCACTCAATGGCCACCTCCACGGGGGTCTCGCGTGAGCGGTCGAGGAAGGTCTGCCTCAGCAACACCTGCGATGTGTCCTCGTTCATCTGCAGCCAGTTGCCCGGCTGCTCACGGGCGCTCACGATTATTTCAAAGCTGCCGTCGTCTTCGAGCACGAGGTCGGAGTCGTTGAGGTGGCCGGCGCCGCCGGTAATACGATCGCTGGCGGCAAAGTTCTGGTTCTGCGCGGCAAAACTCATGTAGTGAATGCTTCCACGCTTGCCGCTTATCCTGTAGTCAAGGTCGCCGCGGATCGAAGCGCCCAGGTAGTAGTTGTCCGGATTGTCCAAGCCCATCTTCACGAGCTCGGGCATGGCCCGAAACGCCGGGTATTTCGGCCCGGTCTGCTCGGCGAAGGTCTGCGAGCCAGCCCTGAGCAGGCGGTTGAGGTAGCGCAGTCCCTCGGCGCGATCGAAAGTGGAACGAGCAAGGTCGGGGCGCAGTATAATCTCACCGGCCTTCTCGAGCAGTTGGCAGAACTCGGTCCAAGCCTGGCCACTGTCTACCTTGGCAAGCGCCATTTCTCTATCGTCCATGTTCAATTTTTCCTTATGCCATTGCCATCAAACTGCACCACGGCTCAGCAGCTTATACCGAAGCGATCGATGTAGGGAGCAAAACGCTCGCGAACCTCGCCTGTCGAAATACCCCACTCCTCCAACCTGTAATCGTGGCTACCATGGCGACCCCTGGGATTGGCCGCCGTGTGCTGCCGCATGGAGTCGGTCGCCTGTTGGCCCAGCTCAAGGCCGAAGTGTTTATACGCACCCTCGACCAGCAGCTTTGGATCGGCGACAAAATCATCATGGCCCACGTCGTAAAACCGGCCGGCCGGACTCTTGTCGCGAACGGCGAGCCCGCGCTCCAGTGAGCTGGCATAGAAGTCCATCACCAGGGGGCCGAGCTTGCCCTTGTCCCACTCCAGCGTTCCCGCCGGGATGGCGTCGGTCATGCTGCAGATAGACGCCGTGCAGGCCAGGGGGTCGCGATGACTCCACAGTACGCTCGCACCCGGGAACACCTCGAGCAGGGAGTCGATGGCCCACATATGCGCCGGCGCCTTGAGCAACCATCGCTCACCAGGCCGTTGCCAGTGGAGCAGTTGCAACTGGGCGCGATAGTATCGGTACATCGGCAACAGGTCCTGTTGCCTGTACCAGGATGCGTAGGGTTCGAGCATGGGCTCCACTCCCAGGTGCACCCCGTTGAGTGAGTAAGCGTGCAACAGCACGCACTCCTCGGGCGTATCGGCATCGGCAAAGTGGATCTTCGTGAACTCCGGGTTCTTCTGTCGAGCCTGCTCGTAGTAGTCCTTTATCATCTGCCGGCGCGGGTCGTGTTTGCCCGAGTCAGGATCGCCCGGGGCCAGCCCCTCGGCGGGGTCGGGAAACTGCGTCTCCCACAGGAGCAAGGCTCGCGCCGACGGATCGCAAGCCAGCAGGTTGAACAAGGCCGAGGTACCCGACCTCGGCAAGCCGGTCAGTATCATTGGTGCGGCCAACGGTTGCTCGAGTATCTCGGGGTGATCGACGAAGGCCTTCTCCACGCGCAAGCGGGTGGAGAGCAGTTGCACGAGGCGGCGGCGGTTGCGGCGACGACCGCGCTCGGTGAAGGGGTTGGCCTTGTACGTTTCGCACAGCACTTCGAGAGCCTCACGCAGGCTGCCGTCGGCCTGCCGACCCGGCCACGGTCCACCGAAATCCTCGAGCCCGGTGTCCCCGGCCGCCTCGCCGAGCAGCTGTTCTGCGTTAAAATCAGTCCCTGCCACCTGCTTCTCCCGTCTTTTCCGGCCAGCCCGGCCAGCCCGGCCGAGCCGTAGCCTACCGACGACAACTACGCAGCATCCCAGCCGCATGCAATCCCGCGCCCCCGGACATCGGGAAAAATAAAAACCCCTTGCGTTACCCCTGCCAAGTGCAGTTGAATGATGCTTGGTCCCTCCGCCCCTTCCGTTGCGGCTGAGGATCGGGGAGGAGTTTCATGCCAACTAATGCGATCGTACGCCCGCGGGCTGCAGCGGCGCTGTTATTTGCCGCTGCCTTGCTCACAGCAGCCGCCTTCCTTCTGGGCCCCATCGCCGCCATCGCGCACGACGATCCCAGCGAAGACGGGCTCATCGAGGGAGGCGGCAGTCCTAAAACCGACTGCGTGAGCCTCTTCCAAACCGGACTTGAGCTGAACTACCCGGCACCGCCCAAGAAGAAGCAGAAAGACCTGGCCTGCACCGACGGTGACCTGGCCTGCGACAGCGACGGCCTCGTCAACGGCTTGTGCAGCTTCAACGTGGGCCTCTGCCTGGCCGACGACGAAGACATGGGCTTGTGCACGCCGGCCGGCATTCCTGTGGGTGGCGTCGCGGTAAAGAACAAACCCCTGGGCCACCCCAAGTACGACGCCGGTGCGGCCGAGCTACAGGTGGCAGCCGACGCCTTGCTGGGCAGCACAGGCGTGCCATGCGCAAACCCGGGCGCCGGTGGTGGCAACTGCCTGCAATGCACCTCCAGCCAGGCCACCATAGTGGTAGACACCTCGGTCAAGAAGGGCAAAAAGAGACTCAAGGTCAAGGTCACAACCGAACCGGCGCCGCCAAAGAACAAGCCCATAAAAGACAGCGACAAGCTCAAGTTCAGGTGTACCGACTGCCCGTCGGCCAGCGCCTTTGAACACATAGCCGACATCGTCTTCAAGACCGGCTGCGCCGCGGCCACCGTGTGTCACAGCGGCGGCGCGCCAGCGGGCGGCATGAACCTCAACATTGACGAGATAGGCGCCGCGGCGCTCTACGACGAACTCGTAAGCGAGACACCGCTGCTGCCGGGCGCAACCGCGCTGGGCATGGCCCGGATAATGCCTGGTGACCCTGGCCTGGGCACGGCGGGTTCACAGAGCCTGATGTACGAAAAACTGCTGCTGACCAACAACCAGCTCGACGCCCTGTGTACGACCGGCGGACAAGCGGCCGGCTGCCTGGGACAGAACATGCCGCCGGGCTCAGACACTTACTCGACCGGCAAGCTCAACCTGCTCAAGGTCTGGATAGAGGCCGGCGCGCCCTTTGACGGTTGGCCGGCAGGCGCCACCTGCGGGGAGCCCGAGGACATCTGGGCCCCGGTCGACCCACCCGCACCGCCCGCCCCGGGCGAGGGCTTCCAGATGCACATGGAGGCTCCTTCCGGGTTTACGGTGGCACCGGGCACCGAATTCCAAGGCTGCCAGTGGATCGAAGTACCCGCGTCTGTCACCGAAGACTGGTACATCGACCGTATAGAAATCATTGCCAACAGCGGCACCCACCACATCATACTGTTCGAGGACATCCCCGATTCCGGACCGCCGGCGACACCAACAGCGTTTGATCCCCTGGATGCAGGCTGTGCCAACAACTTCGCGCAGAAGTATTTCCGCATCGGCACGCAGGATGCCGTGGGTGAACTAACCCTGCCGGAGAACGTCGCTTACAAGATAATCCCGGGCCAGGTGTTCGGTTTCAACCCGCACTACGTCAACCACTTCAACGTGGACATATACCCCGAGATATACGTCAACTTCCACGGGTCTACGACGCCTACCCTGGCCACCGCGGGCCTGGCGTTCCCTGGAAACCTGGCGTTCATCGTGCCCCCGGACCAGGTAGGCACCAGCGACGTCAGCCAGTACACCAACGGCGGGGCCTCCGGACTGTGCGCTTTCGCTGTAAGCTCGCACCAGCACCGCCGCGGCACCGGCATAAAAATCTGGACCAGCCAGCCGACCGGCTGGAGCGACACCACCGACCAGGTCTACTA
The nucleotide sequence above comes from Candidatus Binatota bacterium. Encoded proteins:
- a CDS encoding DUF1295 domain-containing protein; amino-acid sequence: MNGLVTREFFDCFLVAMTVLAVGVFVYLQRAPAGYGVHRSRAWGATVDNRLGWVLMESPVVLGMAWLWLASDRSWLVTPLVFMALFNLHYCQRSFVFPLLIRGRGEMPWSIVASGALFNSANAFMQGTWIFFLSADDRYTAAWLATPQFVLGTAVFLSGWVINLHSDSIIRNLRQAGDSGHYIPRGGMFRYVTSANYLGELVEWLGWALLTWSWAGAVFALWTFANLAPRAATHHRWYQEKFGEDYPARRKRLIPFIY
- a CDS encoding serine/threonine-protein phosphatase; its protein translation is MLSSLLFSRADCDRPLATDFLGAVAVAFTRRSPSRETCNEDALGVFEWNGKSGVLAVADGLGGLPRGEEVSERVVQALAAAPRGGTLDPLCDRVEQLNGELIESDFPGGTTLAAAVVRDGVLTTHHVGDSAVLVVGQRGRVRRHTVGHSPVDRALRAGRLSERDALFHPERHLVGNMVGDPDMWVESGRPLSLGAHDTVLLATDGLWDNFYLAELVDVIKSGDLLGAAVHLVDELAGRMRSPGRDQPGKADDVAFVLYRPGAKGS
- a CDS encoding SDR family oxidoreductase, coding for MTHSSDGRSVSGRAALITGAGSGIGRATALLLAAEGARVAAADCNLEAVESVAAEITAAGGEALACQLDVCDDSQVRSVVAQTVEAYGALDILVNCAGIALPAAFGDEEAWERTLDVNLKGSMRTIRAALPQLRASDAGRVVNIASTDAQVATPMMSAYTVSKHGVVGLTRALAVELADSGVTVNAVMPGPINTGMTAAIGEDDRRRFARRRVALRRYGEPGEVAQAILNLVLPASSYTQGACLRVDGGMLTVA
- a CDS encoding DUF3604 domain-containing protein; translated protein: MKITTVLSAAMMAFTLLPASALAGDQAAGDQRPYEITEQREACADYDPLRRPFFGDLHVHTGYSMDAATQFTRNTPRDAYRFARGEEVGLQPFDREGRPLRHARLRRPLDFTSVTDHSEMLGEVRICNSNDLPGSDSDMCWLYKRLGPLATLPMLARTMVGRERMKFCGEGGKLCLDVAADVWQDIRDAAEEAYDRSPECSFTSFVGYEWTSILGMGINMHRNVIFRNENVPNLPVSWVDTPSAYNLWEQLQDKCIDGVKGCDALTIPHNSNLSGPGLMFESAKLEGPLQAGIEVDAAEATARRRWEPLVEIMQHKGDSECMMGGDTTDEACGFEKLPYDNFAGVGRFRGVGAVAGGHKSSMVREALKKGLLQDENGVGNSLKYGIIASTDTHLGTPGLVAEDESKGHGGAGNSASTGVPIGLPDNFEFNPGGLAVVWAEENARDSLYAAMTRRETYGTSGTRPVLRFFGGWGYDEQMCDDDGFASAGYEGGVPMGSDLAARPDLAGSPLFAVQAMQDPGTSEHPGTALDRVQIVKGWVEDGSTREKVYDVAGGNLRASVNARTCRTSGIGHSSLCTVWSDPDFDAEQRAFYYARVLENPVCRWSQKLCVEAKVNCLWPNKVHPGFAACCSKAHRKVVQERAWSSPIWYTP
- a CDS encoding DUF1214 domain-containing protein, translating into MDDREMALAKVDSGQAWTEFCQLLEKAGEIILRPDLARSTFDRAEGLRYLNRLLRAGSQTFAEQTGPKYPAFRAMPELVKMGLDNPDNYYLGASIRGDLDYRISGKRGSIHYMSFAAQNQNFAASDRITGGAGHLNDSDLVLEDDGSFEIIVSAREQPGNWLQMNEDTSQVLLRQTFLDRSRETPVEVAIECLQADGPAPPLDPARVPGQLSGTAMYALGCAGWFADWVTGMREKAEVNSFHLPDAEHHRLVGGDPNVRIWLGLWELGDDEALVIDLEPPACRYWNFQLANCWAESLDYATRRVHINNGSAVAEADGSVRLVVAHRDPGHANWIDTAGHEHGSMCVRWVLAREHPQPVTSVVPLSELA
- a CDS encoding sulfotransferase, which produces MRLGCCVVVVGRLRLGRAGRAGRKRREKQVAGTDFNAEQLLGEAAGDTGLEDFGGPWPGRQADGSLREALEVLCETYKANPFTERGRRRNRRRLVQLLSTRLRVEKAFVDHPEILEQPLAAPMILTGLPRSGTSALFNLLACDPSARALLLWETQFPDPAEGLAPGDPDSGKHDPRRQMIKDYYEQARQKNPEFTKIHFADADTPEECVLLHAYSLNGVHLGVEPMLEPYASWYRQQDLLPMYRYYRAQLQLLHWQRPGERWLLKAPAHMWAIDSLLEVFPGASVLWSHRDPLACTASICSMTDAIPAGTLEWDKGKLGPLVMDFYASSLERGLAVRDKSPAGRFYDVGHDDFVADPKLLVEGAYKHFGLELGQQATDSMRQHTAANPRGRHGSHDYRLEEWGISTGEVRERFAPYIDRFGISC